A stretch of DNA from Clostridium sp. JN-9:
AGTGATAAATTCATCATGAAGTTTTCCTTTAATTATTTCATCGCAGGCTTTAGCAATTGATGCTTCTATTTTATGATCTAATAATCCTATTTCTCCATTTGTAATTGCTGCTGCCTTCTTAATCTGAGCAAGACTGTTTATAAATTCCCTGTTGATTTTAAATCCTGTTATTTTAAAATTTTCTGCAGCTCTCAGTGTCTGCACTCCATAATATGCATTTTCAGGCACTTCTCTTTCACCTATTGAATCGCTTTCAACCCTGAATTCACTATCGTCGTATAGCTTATTTTCCATAATATCTCCCCCTATAATTGAATATAATCCTGCTAAATTTTAATAATAATTGCAAAAATGAAGCATTTCCTTCATTTCTACATTGTATTACTTTACCATTGTAAAGTCAATACCATTTGCATGAATTATTTCATTTTTATGAAGGATTTTGAATATTTGCAAGTTATAAAAATGAAGATTTTCAAAATCACTGAAAATCTTCATATTATATATATATTAACTTTCACTATTTTTTAGGAATTATTTCTGTCCAGTACCCATCTGGGTCTATAATAAAGTAAAGTCCCATTTCCTTGTTTTCATAACATATGCATTTCATTTTTTTATGGTATTCATAAGCTTCACTAAAATTATCAACAGTTACAGCCATATGAAACTCATTTTCTCCTAAATCATAGGGCTCTTTTCTATCCCTTATCCAGGTTAATTCTAATTTGTGATTTGAAGAATCATCTCCTAAAAATACAAGAATAAAGCTCTTATCATCAGGTTCATATCGCCTTATTTCCTTAAATCCAAGCGCCTTTTTATAGAACTCCACACTTTCCTCTAAATCAGAAACATTAATACTGTTATGATCAAAAGTAAATTTCATTTTAAGCCCCACCTTTCAATAATAATAATTATTTACTTATATTATATCAGCATTATAAGTATTTTAAAATTATGTTATTATTTAGACATAGTATATTTTATACAAGGAGGAATTTTTATGAATAATAATAAAGCTAATATATATTTTATATATCACAGCGGATTTGCAGTAAAAACTTATAATCACCTTTTAATATTTGATTACTTTAAGAAACCTGCTGAAATGAATGAAACAGCAAGGAAACTTTTAGATATGGAAAATCTTAAAAATATGCAGAATGTATTTGTTTTTTCATCTCACAGTCATGAAGACCATTTTAATCCTGAAATATTAGAATTTGAAAAGTACAATGCTGGAATAGAGTATGTATTAAGCAGTGATATAAATGTTGAAAATAAACATAACTACAATATGATAAGTGAAGGTGAAGAGCTTCATCTTGGTGATTTATTTGTCAAAGCTTATGGTTCCACAGATTTGGGAATTTCTTTTTTGGTAAAGGTGGACGGATTAACAATATTCCATGCAGGAGATCTAAATTGGTGGCACTGGAAGGAAGATAGTGCTGAGGAGCGCAGCCTGGCAGAGTATTCCTTTAAATCAGAGATTGAAAAGCTGAAAATTGAAGATTCCATAGATATTGCCTTTTTCCCTGTTGATCCAAGATTAGAGGAATATTATTATATTGGAGGAAAATATTTTGCAGAAAATATTAAGCCTAAAATGCTTATTCCAATGCACTTTGGAGATAACTTAGATGTTACAGGAGAATTCAAGAATAAAATGAAGGGAACTTCAGTGAACATAGTTGAACTTAATTATTTTGGACAACAAATCGTATTTAATTAAATTAAATGCACATAATATTATCAGTTCTTTTGGTAAGGAGGATTAATATTATGAATAAAAAAGACCATAGGGAATATAATAAGGAAAACTCTTTAAAAAATGGTACCAAGACTCAAAATCAATGGGCAAAAAATAAATTAAACACCACTGTAGAAGAGCCTGGTACAAATGAAAGCGGCATTGAAGCAAGAAAAAAGGGCTGGTAGCTATATCATTCTTTTACATTCTGGCAATTTCATAAAAAATGTCCACTCCCTTTTCTATTATATTGTCAGGAAAGTTATATTCTGCAGTATGAAGTTGAGGATGAAGCAACCCATCACCAATACCAAGCATGGCACCTTTTGTTTTTTTAGTAAAATAGCCAAAGTCCTCAGACCATCTGAAAGGGTGCAATATTTCTTTGCAGCTTAATCCAATATTGCTGCACCCTTTCTTTATTTTTTCAACGCATTCACTATTATTTCTAGTCTCAGGAAATTCATCACAAAATGAAATATCATAATTAAATTTATTTTCCTTTGAACAGCTTTCAGTAAATTCTACTATCTTATTTTGAAGTATATTTAAATCTTTTTCTTCTTCTGCTCTTATGGTAAACATAACTTCACCATAGCCTGCAGAAGTTCCAAAGTCCTTTTCCCCTA
This window harbors:
- a CDS encoding VOC family protein, giving the protein MKFTFDHNSINVSDLEESVEFYKKALGFKEIRRYEPDDKSFILVFLGDDSSNHKLELTWIRDRKEPYDLGENEFHMAVTVDNFSEAYEYHKKMKCICYENKEMGLYFIIDPDGYWTEIIPKK
- a CDS encoding MBL fold metallo-hydrolase; this translates as MNNNKANIYFIYHSGFAVKTYNHLLIFDYFKKPAEMNETARKLLDMENLKNMQNVFVFSSHSHEDHFNPEILEFEKYNAGIEYVLSSDINVENKHNYNMISEGEELHLGDLFVKAYGSTDLGISFLVKVDGLTIFHAGDLNWWHWKEDSAEERSLAEYSFKSEIEKLKIEDSIDIAFFPVDPRLEEYYYIGGKYFAENIKPKMLIPMHFGDNLDVTGEFKNKMKGTSVNIVELNYFGQQIVFN